From the uncultured Trichococcus sp. genome, one window contains:
- a CDS encoding LCP family protein, with translation MNDTRSNYFKKKKRNRLIILSLMGVVLVAFALFWTVYDDVEDTLKSVFEDVETENMREEEVSVDATHPISFALLGIDMYGDGIAEGGGRSDTIIVATVNPNTKTTTIVSVPRDSYAEMVGYETNLYPEYNDKITHAYAFGSTQMAINSIQEFLNVPIDYYVEINMQGLHDIVEAIGGIELTSPLTFEFEGSSFVKGETVTADGWDALAFARMRKDDPEGDLGRQNRQRMVIKAILDKLISIDSVTNYKKILSAVEVNIQTNLSFEDLLDIKSGYVDALDTFTQLSIAGEELYYDEIYYYYVDPEERLRIANTLRDELEIDQVKLSDMNLSDADSSFGYGQMTGAGSVTGTSDFGSVEETEELANN, from the coding sequence ATGAATGACACAAGAAGCAATTATTTTAAGAAGAAAAAACGAAACCGACTCATTATTCTGTCATTGATGGGCGTTGTCCTCGTCGCTTTTGCGCTATTCTGGACTGTCTACGATGATGTGGAGGATACGCTGAAGTCTGTTTTCGAGGATGTCGAAACGGAGAATATGCGGGAGGAAGAGGTTTCGGTAGATGCGACCCACCCGATTTCGTTCGCGCTGTTGGGGATCGACATGTACGGGGACGGGATCGCGGAGGGAGGCGGTCGTTCGGACACCATCATCGTCGCAACGGTCAATCCGAACACCAAAACGACCACAATCGTCAGTGTGCCGCGCGACAGCTACGCCGAGATGGTGGGCTATGAAACGAATCTCTATCCGGAGTACAACGACAAGATCACGCATGCTTATGCGTTCGGCAGCACCCAGATGGCAATCAACTCCATCCAGGAATTTCTGAATGTGCCGATCGACTATTACGTCGAAATCAATATGCAAGGGCTGCATGACATCGTTGAAGCAATCGGCGGCATCGAATTGACGAGTCCGCTGACATTTGAATTTGAAGGATCTTCCTTCGTCAAGGGTGAAACAGTCACAGCGGATGGTTGGGATGCTTTGGCTTTCGCGCGGATGCGAAAAGACGATCCGGAAGGCGACTTGGGTCGCCAGAATCGGCAGCGGATGGTCATCAAAGCGATTTTGGACAAGCTGATCAGCATCGACAGCGTCACGAATTACAAAAAAATCCTCAGTGCAGTCGAAGTGAACATCCAAACCAACCTTTCCTTTGAGGATCTGCTCGACATCAAGTCAGGCTATGTGGATGCACTCGACACCTTCACGCAACTTTCGATTGCCGGAGAAGAACTCTATTACGATGAAATCTACTATTACTATGTCGATCCGGAAGAGCGTCTGCGCATCGCCAACACGTTGCGTGATGAATTGGAAATCGATCAGGTGAAGTTGAGTGACATGAATCTTTCAGATGCTGATTCATCTTTTGGCTACGGCCAGATGACCGGCGCCGGATCGGTTACTGGAACGTCCGATTTCGGTAGTGTTGAAGAAACGGAAGAACTAGCAAATAATTAA
- the galE gene encoding UDP-glucose 4-epimerase GalE — protein sequence MSVLVTGGAGYIGSHTVVELLNAGQEVVIVDNYSNSKPEVLNRIATITGKAPTFYEVDVLDREALDAVFAKEDIDSVIHFAGYKAVGESVAKPIEYYHNNITSSLVLCDVMRSHGVKKIVFSSSATVYGMNNVSPLTEDMPTSATNPYGYTKVMIEQILQDVAFADSEWSIALLRYFNPIGAHESGLIGEDPTGIPNNLMPYITQVAVGKLPRLSVFGDDYDTPDGTGVRDYIHVVDLALGHIKALEKIKETNGVGIYNLGTGIGYSVLDLTYNFQKATGVEIPYTIIDRRPGDVATCYADATKAKEELGWTAQKTLADMCRDSWNWQKNNPNGYEAG from the coding sequence ATGTCAGTTTTAGTAACAGGCGGCGCCGGTTATATCGGCAGCCACACGGTAGTGGAATTATTGAACGCCGGCCAGGAAGTGGTCATCGTCGACAACTATTCGAACAGCAAGCCGGAAGTGTTGAACCGGATCGCAACGATTACCGGAAAGGCACCGACTTTCTATGAAGTGGACGTGTTGGACCGCGAAGCATTGGACGCAGTATTCGCAAAAGAGGACATCGACTCGGTCATCCATTTTGCGGGCTACAAGGCAGTCGGCGAATCCGTAGCGAAACCGATCGAATATTACCACAACAACATCACCAGTTCTTTGGTATTGTGCGATGTGATGCGCAGCCACGGCGTGAAGAAAATCGTCTTCAGCTCTTCGGCTACGGTTTATGGCATGAACAATGTGTCACCGCTGACCGAAGACATGCCGACAAGCGCGACCAATCCTTACGGCTACACGAAAGTCATGATCGAACAGATCCTCCAGGACGTGGCATTCGCCGATTCCGAGTGGAGCATCGCTTTGTTGCGTTACTTCAACCCGATCGGCGCGCATGAATCCGGCCTGATCGGCGAAGATCCGACCGGCATCCCGAACAACCTGATGCCGTACATCACGCAAGTGGCGGTCGGCAAATTGCCGCGTCTGAGTGTCTTCGGCGACGATTACGACACCCCGGACGGCACAGGCGTGCGCGACTACATCCATGTCGTCGATTTGGCGCTGGGCCATATCAAGGCTTTGGAAAAAATCAAGGAAACAAACGGCGTCGGCATCTACAACCTCGGTACCGGCATCGGATACAGTGTGCTGGACTTGACGTACAACTTCCAGAAGGCCACAGGCGTCGAGATTCCGTACACCATCATCGACAGACGCCCTGGCGACGTCGCAACTTGCTACGCTGATGCGACGAAGGCGAAAGAAGAACTGGGCTGGACAGCCCAGAAGACGTTGGCGGACA